A region from the Linepithema humile isolate Giens D197 chromosome 1, Lhum_UNIL_v1.0, whole genome shotgun sequence genome encodes:
- the ZnT35C gene encoding proton-coupled zinc antiporter SLC30A2 isoform X2, whose product MSATAKMDLSCIVNEFKDKAIYGYGTSIPPNNNEDEESELPPRKVIFCVHGKLSGCCTVVKGSLDDNATMDYQQNPTTSPEDHCHRERNEEIDKKARKKLLIASALCVIFMIAEIVGGVLSNSLAIATDAAHLLTDFASFMISLFSIWVASRPATRKMPFGWYRAEVIGALTSVLLIWVVTGILFYLAIERIVHKDFELNSTVMLITSAVGVAVNLVMGLSLHQHGHSHGGHSHGGNNDSESGLDDDLKGEHTKRNINVRAAFIHVLGDFIQSIGVFIAALIIYFKPSWSIVDPICTFLFSVLVILTTVAIIKDVVNVLMEGIPKGFEYSQVESTFMQIDGVVKVHNLRIWALSLDKTALSAHLAIKPGTSPQNILRTATRNIHDKYKFFEMTLQIEEFNERMENCKQCKALSQ is encoded by the exons ATGTCGGCCACCGCAAAAATGGACCTCAGTTGCATCGTCAATGa ATTCAAGGATAAAGCAATTTATGGCTATGGAACGAGTATTCCTCCGAACAATAACGAAGATGAGGAAAGTGAATTGCCGCCACGTAAAGTGATCTTTTGCGTTCATGGAAAATTGTCAGGTTGTTGCACGGTAGTGAAAGGCTCTCTCGATGACAATGCAACTATGGACTATCAACAGAATCCGACAA CATCCCCAGAAGATCATTGTCacagagagagaaacgagGAGATCGACAAGAAAGctcgaaaaaaattgttgatcGCGAGTGCACTCTgcgttatttttatgatagcAGAAATCGTcg gCGGAGTATTGTCAAATAGTTTGGCGATAGCGACCGATGCTGCACATTTGTTAACTGATTTTGCATCATTTATGATATCTCTCTTTTCCATCTGGGTCGCGAGCAGACCGGCAACCAGAAAAATGCCTTTTGGTTGGTATCGCGCGGAG GTAATCGGTGCGTTAACTTCTGTTTTACTAATATGGGTGGTCACTGGCATTCTATTCTACCTCGCAATTGAAAGGATTGTCCACAAAGATTTCGAATTGAACTCGACGGTGATGCTAATCACGTCTGCAGTTGGTGTTGCGGTAAATCTAGT AATGGGTTTATCGTTGCATCAACATGGTCATAGTCATGGTGGACACAGTCACGGCGGAAACAACGATTCAGAAAGCGGGCTTGATGATGATCTCAAAGGTGAACATACGAAAAGGAACATCAACGTTCGTGCAGCTTTCATTCACGTCTTGGGTGATTTTATTCAGAGTATAGGAGTATTCATCGCGGCATTAATCATTTACTTTAAG cCAAGTTGGAGCATAGTAGATCCCATATGCACATTCCTCTTCTCCGTACTAGTTATCCTCACCACGGTGGCAATTATTAAGGACGTAGTGAACGTCCTGATGGAAGGAATTCCAAAAGGTTTCGAGTATTCTCAAGTGGAAAGTACCTTTATGCAAATAGATGGAGTTGTTAAGGTGCACAATCTTAGAATCTGGGCACTCTCGCTCGACAAGACTGCCTTGTCGGCGCACCTCGCTATAA aacCTGGAACAAGCCCTCAGAACATTTTACGCACTGCCACGCGAAATATTCATGACAAGTATAAATTCTTTGAGATGACATTACAGATAGAGGAATTCAATGAGCGAATGGAGAATTGTAAGCAGTGCAAAGCGCTATCGCAATAA
- the ZnT35C gene encoding proton-coupled zinc antiporter SLC30A2 isoform X4 codes for MDYQQNPTTSPEDHCHRERNEEIDKKARKKLLIASALCVIFMIAEIVGGVLSNSLAIATDAAHLLTDFASFMISLFSIWVASRPATRKMPFGWYRAEVIGALTSVLLIWVVTGILFYLAIERIVHKDFELNSTVMLITSAVGVAVNLVMGLSLHQHGHSHGGHSHGGNNDSESGLDDDLKGEHTKRNINVRAAFIHVLGDFIQSIGVFIAALIIYFKPSWSIVDPICTFLFSVLVILTTVAIIKDVVNVLMEGIPKGFEYSQVESTFMQIDGVVKVHNLRIWALSLDKTALSAHLAIKPGTSPQNILRTATRNIHDKYKFFEMTLQIEEFNERMENCKQCKALSQ; via the exons ATGGACTATCAACAGAATCCGACAA CATCCCCAGAAGATCATTGTCacagagagagaaacgagGAGATCGACAAGAAAGctcgaaaaaaattgttgatcGCGAGTGCACTCTgcgttatttttatgatagcAGAAATCGTcg gCGGAGTATTGTCAAATAGTTTGGCGATAGCGACCGATGCTGCACATTTGTTAACTGATTTTGCATCATTTATGATATCTCTCTTTTCCATCTGGGTCGCGAGCAGACCGGCAACCAGAAAAATGCCTTTTGGTTGGTATCGCGCGGAG GTAATCGGTGCGTTAACTTCTGTTTTACTAATATGGGTGGTCACTGGCATTCTATTCTACCTCGCAATTGAAAGGATTGTCCACAAAGATTTCGAATTGAACTCGACGGTGATGCTAATCACGTCTGCAGTTGGTGTTGCGGTAAATCTAGT AATGGGTTTATCGTTGCATCAACATGGTCATAGTCATGGTGGACACAGTCACGGCGGAAACAACGATTCAGAAAGCGGGCTTGATGATGATCTCAAAGGTGAACATACGAAAAGGAACATCAACGTTCGTGCAGCTTTCATTCACGTCTTGGGTGATTTTATTCAGAGTATAGGAGTATTCATCGCGGCATTAATCATTTACTTTAAG cCAAGTTGGAGCATAGTAGATCCCATATGCACATTCCTCTTCTCCGTACTAGTTATCCTCACCACGGTGGCAATTATTAAGGACGTAGTGAACGTCCTGATGGAAGGAATTCCAAAAGGTTTCGAGTATTCTCAAGTGGAAAGTACCTTTATGCAAATAGATGGAGTTGTTAAGGTGCACAATCTTAGAATCTGGGCACTCTCGCTCGACAAGACTGCCTTGTCGGCGCACCTCGCTATAA aacCTGGAACAAGCCCTCAGAACATTTTACGCACTGCCACGCGAAATATTCATGACAAGTATAAATTCTTTGAGATGACATTACAGATAGAGGAATTCAATGAGCGAATGGAGAATTGTAAGCAGTGCAAAGCGCTATCGCAATAA
- the ZnT35C gene encoding proton-coupled zinc antiporter SLC30A2 isoform X1, translated as MEDSDIVTVGRNNKTNEFKDKAIYGYGTSIPPNNNEDEESELPPRKVIFCVHGKLSGCCTVVKGSLDDNATMDYQQNPTTSPEDHCHRERNEEIDKKARKKLLIASALCVIFMIAEIVGGVLSNSLAIATDAAHLLTDFASFMISLFSIWVASRPATRKMPFGWYRAEVIGALTSVLLIWVVTGILFYLAIERIVHKDFELNSTVMLITSAVGVAVNLVMGLSLHQHGHSHGGHSHGGNNDSESGLDDDLKGEHTKRNINVRAAFIHVLGDFIQSIGVFIAALIIYFKPSWSIVDPICTFLFSVLVILTTVAIIKDVVNVLMEGIPKGFEYSQVESTFMQIDGVVKVHNLRIWALSLDKTALSAHLAIKPGTSPQNILRTATRNIHDKYKFFEMTLQIEEFNERMENCKQCKALSQ; from the exons ATGGAAGATAGTGACATTGTCACTGTCGGGCGAAACAACAAGACCAACGA ATTCAAGGATAAAGCAATTTATGGCTATGGAACGAGTATTCCTCCGAACAATAACGAAGATGAGGAAAGTGAATTGCCGCCACGTAAAGTGATCTTTTGCGTTCATGGAAAATTGTCAGGTTGTTGCACGGTAGTGAAAGGCTCTCTCGATGACAATGCAACTATGGACTATCAACAGAATCCGACAA CATCCCCAGAAGATCATTGTCacagagagagaaacgagGAGATCGACAAGAAAGctcgaaaaaaattgttgatcGCGAGTGCACTCTgcgttatttttatgatagcAGAAATCGTcg gCGGAGTATTGTCAAATAGTTTGGCGATAGCGACCGATGCTGCACATTTGTTAACTGATTTTGCATCATTTATGATATCTCTCTTTTCCATCTGGGTCGCGAGCAGACCGGCAACCAGAAAAATGCCTTTTGGTTGGTATCGCGCGGAG GTAATCGGTGCGTTAACTTCTGTTTTACTAATATGGGTGGTCACTGGCATTCTATTCTACCTCGCAATTGAAAGGATTGTCCACAAAGATTTCGAATTGAACTCGACGGTGATGCTAATCACGTCTGCAGTTGGTGTTGCGGTAAATCTAGT AATGGGTTTATCGTTGCATCAACATGGTCATAGTCATGGTGGACACAGTCACGGCGGAAACAACGATTCAGAAAGCGGGCTTGATGATGATCTCAAAGGTGAACATACGAAAAGGAACATCAACGTTCGTGCAGCTTTCATTCACGTCTTGGGTGATTTTATTCAGAGTATAGGAGTATTCATCGCGGCATTAATCATTTACTTTAAG cCAAGTTGGAGCATAGTAGATCCCATATGCACATTCCTCTTCTCCGTACTAGTTATCCTCACCACGGTGGCAATTATTAAGGACGTAGTGAACGTCCTGATGGAAGGAATTCCAAAAGGTTTCGAGTATTCTCAAGTGGAAAGTACCTTTATGCAAATAGATGGAGTTGTTAAGGTGCACAATCTTAGAATCTGGGCACTCTCGCTCGACAAGACTGCCTTGTCGGCGCACCTCGCTATAA aacCTGGAACAAGCCCTCAGAACATTTTACGCACTGCCACGCGAAATATTCATGACAAGTATAAATTCTTTGAGATGACATTACAGATAGAGGAATTCAATGAGCGAATGGAGAATTGTAAGCAGTGCAAAGCGCTATCGCAATAA
- the ZnT35C gene encoding proton-coupled zinc antiporter SLC30A2 isoform X3: MDDEKIKLFKDKAIYGYGTSIPPNNNEDEESELPPRKVIFCVHGKLSGCCTVVKGSLDDNATMDYQQNPTTSPEDHCHRERNEEIDKKARKKLLIASALCVIFMIAEIVGGVLSNSLAIATDAAHLLTDFASFMISLFSIWVASRPATRKMPFGWYRAEVIGALTSVLLIWVVTGILFYLAIERIVHKDFELNSTVMLITSAVGVAVNLVMGLSLHQHGHSHGGHSHGGNNDSESGLDDDLKGEHTKRNINVRAAFIHVLGDFIQSIGVFIAALIIYFKPSWSIVDPICTFLFSVLVILTTVAIIKDVVNVLMEGIPKGFEYSQVESTFMQIDGVVKVHNLRIWALSLDKTALSAHLAIKPGTSPQNILRTATRNIHDKYKFFEMTLQIEEFNERMENCKQCKALSQ, from the exons ATGGACGACGAGAAGATTAAGCT ATTCAAGGATAAAGCAATTTATGGCTATGGAACGAGTATTCCTCCGAACAATAACGAAGATGAGGAAAGTGAATTGCCGCCACGTAAAGTGATCTTTTGCGTTCATGGAAAATTGTCAGGTTGTTGCACGGTAGTGAAAGGCTCTCTCGATGACAATGCAACTATGGACTATCAACAGAATCCGACAA CATCCCCAGAAGATCATTGTCacagagagagaaacgagGAGATCGACAAGAAAGctcgaaaaaaattgttgatcGCGAGTGCACTCTgcgttatttttatgatagcAGAAATCGTcg gCGGAGTATTGTCAAATAGTTTGGCGATAGCGACCGATGCTGCACATTTGTTAACTGATTTTGCATCATTTATGATATCTCTCTTTTCCATCTGGGTCGCGAGCAGACCGGCAACCAGAAAAATGCCTTTTGGTTGGTATCGCGCGGAG GTAATCGGTGCGTTAACTTCTGTTTTACTAATATGGGTGGTCACTGGCATTCTATTCTACCTCGCAATTGAAAGGATTGTCCACAAAGATTTCGAATTGAACTCGACGGTGATGCTAATCACGTCTGCAGTTGGTGTTGCGGTAAATCTAGT AATGGGTTTATCGTTGCATCAACATGGTCATAGTCATGGTGGACACAGTCACGGCGGAAACAACGATTCAGAAAGCGGGCTTGATGATGATCTCAAAGGTGAACATACGAAAAGGAACATCAACGTTCGTGCAGCTTTCATTCACGTCTTGGGTGATTTTATTCAGAGTATAGGAGTATTCATCGCGGCATTAATCATTTACTTTAAG cCAAGTTGGAGCATAGTAGATCCCATATGCACATTCCTCTTCTCCGTACTAGTTATCCTCACCACGGTGGCAATTATTAAGGACGTAGTGAACGTCCTGATGGAAGGAATTCCAAAAGGTTTCGAGTATTCTCAAGTGGAAAGTACCTTTATGCAAATAGATGGAGTTGTTAAGGTGCACAATCTTAGAATCTGGGCACTCTCGCTCGACAAGACTGCCTTGTCGGCGCACCTCGCTATAA aacCTGGAACAAGCCCTCAGAACATTTTACGCACTGCCACGCGAAATATTCATGACAAGTATAAATTCTTTGAGATGACATTACAGATAGAGGAATTCAATGAGCGAATGGAGAATTGTAAGCAGTGCAAAGCGCTATCGCAATAA